Proteins encoded in a region of the Misgurnus anguillicaudatus chromosome 9, ASM2758022v2, whole genome shotgun sequence genome:
- the nfrkb gene encoding nuclear factor related to kappa-B-binding protein: MDPLDHMLSDPLESGMDRDGRVMEECMLGNCRVRVPEDLLEDDPEIFFSVVSESTWTDVLTDAQRTHLRQFLPQFSENNISEQENTISDLFNNQNLFFGNPLHIAQKLFRDGYFNPEVVKYRQLCAKSQKKRHIYSLQQYYHKLLKQILVSRKELLDFAVRSGPELAVKRRYPAPSHKEVLEQRVRRRVGHILKDVKTDCGDSNVSSDEDDAASWLPVPQSPSSPTPAISLRVLPSLSTPDMKARDKPELGEKDLRAMLQRHREKRKRQPDHPDLITSDLHLGDIMSRVNIGRKGSITTNFELVLPKKKIKEERRKKKMRPIKTESEEVCDVQMSAASVTPGLADSPAVPLQSVKEEPMDESQNSPETVEEIAMSFFHLLEDVLRLEGVATSSMVEEKVQQWQTSPASTLNSWFSMAPCWSELVVPALQFLAGESKSGVMAMPTGFVPIVEFKESTQQWKWMGPSQDGDKDLSALFQLWLESKDHMVVKQECEDTSDLTPPTPRVWTDYVVRPSTGEERHVFQEQEQQRYDQPHKAFTYRMHGFESVVGPVKGVFDKETSLNKAREHSLLRSDRPAYVTILSLVRDAAARLPNGEGTRAEICELLKDSQFLAPDVTSAQVNTVVSGALDRLHYEKDPCVKYDIGRKLWIYLHRDRSQEEFEKIHQAQAAAAKAKKALQQKPKPTPKPKAGGKEQGAKNGTSEAGQSSGAEAVGINPTNLPQPPSTPTPSTPGTPKSPLASTAATPTKTGAPEPVKPSPSVLLVSPPSMPQLGALLPASQTSQQVSQQASAQPATRVVAHSAATGSLPQVRVVTSSAGQPATLVHQSPHHIRVPVSVTHGKSITQTVVTVPLRSQSTGSPIQVQASRGQASVTVPGLASAVTVTKPQTSSPASPAHNPSSPAVLQGVSSQNIIKQVAIAGQLGVKAQSAAGIPLTATNLRIQGKDVLRLPPSSITTDAKGQTVLRITPDMMATLTKSPMATVKLTPDMLSGATSAGTKSISATLHMSSSQPSPTAPNVAPPATAETLAAKAPAALGTTGTATLVKVHPDLKAACDTAIRLMPALSVTMADPKTRTYSTVTSSDSKAGTTIRIVPNLGVIPQKQGQTVSLSTTTSATKPITVSSGAATVTIATSGVGGAKSVTLSPAVTGSSLSLGTAAATVRQVPVSATVVSTQAGKIPTRITVPLSVLSQPLKNKSMVTTPLLKGNISTNIGNLGRNIILTTMPAGTKIIAGNKPVSFVTAQQLQQLQQQGQATQVRIQTVPAQQLQRTVASSPKSTVSTVVVSTAPSPKTNPDPQ; this comes from the exons ATGGATCCTTTGGATCACATGTTATCAGACCCACTGGAGTCTGGTATGGACCGTGATGGACGTGTGATGGAAGAATGCATGTTGGGAAACTGCCGAGTTCGGGTTCCTGAAGATCTGCTGGAGGAT GATCCAGAGATTTTCTTCTCAGTGGTGAGCGAGAGCACGTGGACAGATGTTCTGACAGATGCTCAACGGACACATCTCCGTCAGTTCCTTCCACAGTTCAGTGAAAACAACATCTCTGAGCAGGAGAACACCATCAGTGACCTTTTCAACAACCAGAATTTATTTTTCGGAAATCCCTTGCACATTGCTCAGAAACTCTTCAGAG ATGGTTACTTCAATCCAGAAGTGGTGAAGTACAGGCAACTCTGTGCCAAGTCCCAGAAAAAAAGACACATCTACTCTCTTCAGCAGTACTACCACAAATTACTCAAGCAGATCCTGGTCTCCAGAAAG GAGTTGCTGGATTTTGCCGTTCGCAGTGGACCTGAGCTGGCTGTGAAACGGCGTTACCCTGCTCCGTCCCACAAGGAGGTGCTAGAACAGAGGGTAAGGCGTCGCGTGGGTCACATACTGAAGGATGTGAAAACCGACTGTGGAGACAGCAATGTGTCATCGGATGAAGATG ACGCAGCCTCTTGGTTGCCGGTTCCTCAGTCGCCCTCCTCCCCAACACCAGCCATCTCCCTCAGGGTCCTGCCCAGCCTCTCTACTCCGGACATGAAAGCTAGAG ATAAGCCAGAGCTGGGTGAGAAGGACCTCAGAGCCATGCTGCAAAGGCACAGAGAGAAGAGAAAACGACAACCT GATCACCCTGACCTCATAACCTCCGACCTCCATCTTGGTGACATCATGTCACGAGTGAATATCGGCAGAAAAGGATCGATTACGA CCAACTTTGAACTAGTCCTGCCTAAGAAAAAGATAAAAGAGGAGAGGAGAAAGAAGAAGATGCGGCCCATTAAAACCGAATCGGAGGAGGTGTGCGATGTACAAATGTCTGCAGCTTCCGTCACCCCGGGCCTCGCTGACTCCCCCGCTGTTCCCTTACAAAGTGTTAAAGAAGA GCCCATGGATGAGTCTCAGAACAGCCCTGAAACGGTGGAGGAGATAGCCATGAGCTTTTTTCATTTGCTCGAGGATGTGCTCAGGCTGGAAGGGGTAGCAACATCCTCAATG GTGGAGGAGAAAGTCCAACAATGGCAAACATCTCCGGCAAGCACACTCAACTCTTGGTTTTCGATGGCCCCCTGCTGGTCAGAGTTGGTAGTGCCTGCACTACAGTTTCTTGCTGGAGAGAGCAAAT CTGGTGTGATGGCTATGCCTACTGGCTTCGTACCTATTGTGGAATTTAAAGAATCTACCCAGCAATGGAAATGGATGG GCCCAAGTCAAGATGGAGACAAAGATCTGAGTGCACTGTTCCAGCTATGGCTGGAGTCGAAAGATCACATGGTTGTCAAG CAGGAATGTGAGGACACATCAGACCTCACTCCTCCAACACCAAGAGT GTGGACAGACTATGTGGTGAGACCTAGTACAGGAGAAGAAAGGCATGTTTTTCAAGAGCAG GAGCAGCAGCGCTATGATCAGCCACACAAAGCCTTCACTTACCGAATGCACGGCTTTGAGTCTGTGGTGGGACCAGTCAAGGGAGTTTTTGACAAGGAGACTTCTCTTAATAAAGCTCGAGAGCATTCTTTACTGCGCTCTGACCGACCCGCCTATGTCACCATACTGTCTCTTG TGAGAGATGCTGCTGCTAGGCTTCCTAATGGAGAAGGAACCAGAGCTGAGATTTGTGAGTTACTCAAAGACTCCCAGTTTCTGGCCCCTGATGTCACCAGTGCACAG gTCAACACAGTGGTGAGCGGTGCACTCGACCGCCTCCACTACGAGAAAGATCCTTGCGTGAAATACGACATCGGCCGCAAGCTTTGGATCTACCTCCATCGTGACCGGAGCCAGGAAGAGTTTG AAAAAATACACCAGGCTCAAGCTGCAGCTGCCAAAGCCAAGAAGGCTCTCCAGCAGAAGCCCAAACCTACACCCAAACCT AAGGCAGGTGGCAAGGAGCAAGGCGCCAAGAACGGCACCAGCGAGGCTGGTCAGAGCTCAGGGGCCGAAGCGGTCGGCATTAATCCCACCAACTTGCCCCAGCCTCCCTCCACCCCCACCCCGAGCACCCCTGGAACCCCCAAATCACCTCTCGCTTCCACAGCAGCTACTCCAACCAAAACAGGAGCTCCAGAGCCTGTCAAACCCAGTCCTAG TGTTCTGTTGGTGTCTCCTCCGTCTATGCCGCAGCTAGGAGCGCTGCTTCCCGCCAGTCAGACAAGTCAACAGGTTTCCCAGCAGGCCTCGGCACAGCCTGCGACTCGAGTAGTGGCGCACTCGGCTGCCACCGGCTCTTTGCCTCAGGTGCGAGTGGTCACCTCGTCTGCAGGCCAGCCTGCAACATTAGTGCACCAGAGCCCTCACCACATCAGAGTACCAGTATCTGTGACCCATGGCAAGAGCATCACGCAG ACAGTGGTGACTGTCCCACTAAGATCTCAGTCTACGGGAAGTCCCATCCAGGTGCAGGCTTCACGTGGTCAGGCCAGTGTTACTGTCCCAGGTCTTGCCTCTGCTGTCACGGTAACCAAACCTCAAACCAGTTCACCCGCAAGCCCTGCGCACAACCCATCATCACCTGCAGTACTGCAGGGAGTAAGCAGCCAGAATATTATCAAACAG GTTGCTATCGCGGGCCAGTTAGGTGTAAAGGCTCAAAGCGCCGCAGGAATCCCTCTCACCGCCACTAACTTGCGCATTCAGGGCAAGGATGTGCTCCGTCTGCCCCCATCTTCGATTACCACTGATGCCAAAGGTCAGACAGTGCTGCGCATCACTCCAGACATGATGGCCACCCTCACTAAATCTCCAATGGCCACTGTCAAGCTCACCCCAGACATGCTGAGCGGTGCCACCAGCGCAGGGACTAAGAGCATCTCTGCCACTCTGCATATGTCTTCATCCCAACCCTCTCCCACCGCTCCAAACGTTGCCCCACCTGCAACAGCTGAGACCCTTGCTGCCAAAGCACCTGCGGCTCTAGGCACCACGGGCACCGCTACCCTTGTGAAGGTTCACCCGGATCTAAAGGCAGCTTGTGACACAGCTATCCGCCTCATGCCTGCCCTGTCAGTCACTATGGCTGACCCTAAAACCCGCACTTACTCTACTGTAACCTCTTCTGACTCAAAAGCAGGCACCACTATTCGAATAGTGCCAAATCTGGGTGTGATCCCTCAGAAACAGGGTCAGACTGTCTCGCTTAGTACAACCACCTCAGCTACAAAGCCAATCACGGTGTCATCAGGGGCAGCCACTGTCACCATTGCCACTAGTGGAGTGGGAGGAGCCAAAAGCGTGACACTCAGCCCTGCAGTCACGGGGTCTTCTCTGTCTCTGGGTACTGCTGCAGCCACGGTCAGACAAGTGCCAGTCAGTGCCACTGTAGTTTCTACACAAGCG GGCAAGATTCCTACAAGGATTACAGTGCCTCTCTCTGTCCTCAGCCAACCTTTGAAAAACAAGAGTATGGTCACTACACCCTTACTAAAAGGGAATATAAGCACAAA TATTGGTAATCTGGGCAGAAACATCATTCTGACCACTATGCCAGCAGGCACCAAGATAATTGCTGGGAACAAGCCTGTCAGTTTTGTGACTGCTCAGCAATTGCAACAGCTGCAGCAGCAAGGACAGGCCACACAG GTTCGAATTCAGACGGTGCCAGCTCAGCAGCTGCAGCGTACTGTCGCCAGCTCACCAAAATCCACCGTGTCTACGGTGGTGGTCTCCACCGCGCCTTCGCCGAAGACAAACCCGGATCCTCAGTGA